CGCGGGGCGAAGGAACACTTTGCCACCGTCGTATTGGCCGAGGACTTCGTGCGGGATGGTGTCACCGCGGAGCTTGACCGGGTAGAGACGCTTCTTGGCGGCTTCGGTCGACTTCTTGATGGCGTCGGGAACTTCGTTCGCCTTGCCGTAGCCGATGCCGACGTTGCCCTTGCCGTCGCCGACGACGGCGAGAGCGGAGAAGCTGAAACGACGACCACCCTTCACCACCTTGGCGCAGCGGTTGATGTAGACGACCTTCTCGATCATGCCGGACTCGGCGCTGTCAGCGGACGAGTTGGCGGAATAGGACCTGTTGTTGTTAGCCATGGGCGGTGTTTAGAATTGGAGGCCGCCTTCGCGCGCGGCGTCGGCGAAGGTTTTGACGCGGCCGTGGAAGCGGCGGCCGTTGCGGTCGAACACGACGGAAGCGATGCCGGCGGCCTTGGCCTTGGCGGCGAAGGCGCTGCCGACGAGCTTGGCGCCGGAGACGTTGCCCTTGGCGTTCTGCTTCTTCACGTCGGCGTCGAGCGTGGAGAGGAACACGAGGGTCTTGCCCGCGGCGTCGTCGATGGCCTGCGCGTAGATGTGTTTGCCGGAGAATTTGACGGAGAGGCGCGGACGGGCGGCAGTGCCGGTGACCGTCTTGCGGATGCGCCACTTGCGCTTCTGGAGGAGCGCGGCTTTGCGAATGGTATTGGACATGGTTATGCGGCCTTTCGGATGGTGGCGTTAGGCGACGGTCTTGCCTTCCTTGCGGCGGACGCGCTCGGCGAACTCGCCGACGAGGCGGACACCCTTGCCCTTGTAAGGCTCGGGCGGGTAGTAGGCGCGGATCTCGGAAGTGACCTGGCCGACGAGCTGTTTGTCAGCGCCTTCGACCTTGAGCTTCGTGCCGTCGGTGACGGTGACCTTGATGCCTTCGGGGATGTCGTGGAGGATCTGATGCGAGTAGCCGAGCGAGAGGTCGAGCTGCTTGCCCTTCAGCGCGGCTTTGAAACCGACGCCTTGGATCTCGAGTTCCTTGAGGTAGCCGACTGCGGCGCCCTTCACCATGCCGGCGATGACCGAGCGGGCGGTGCCATACATGGCCTTGGAGAAACGGGTCTCCTCGGTGGGGGAAACGACGATCGTGTTGTCCTTCTTCTCGATCTTCACGACGGGCGCGAAGGTCTTGGAGACTTTGCCCTTGGGGCCGTCGACGGACACCGTGGTGCCTTTGATGTCGATCTTGACCTTGTCGGGAATCTGAACGGGTTGTTTGCCAATTCTGCTCATGGTGCGGGTGCTCCTTACCAGACGGTGCAGACGAGCTCGCCACCGAGCTTGTTGCGGCGGGCGTCCTGGTCCTTCATGAGGCCCTTGGACGTCGAGACGATGGCCATGCCGAGGCCGTTGAGGACGCGCGGGAGGTCGGTATAGCTGAAATACACGCGACGGCCCGGGGTCGACTCACGCTTGAGGCCGGTGATGACCGGGGTGTTGTCGACGTATTTGAGAGCGACGATGAGCGTCTTGTGGCCGCGCTCGTCGGTGCCGGAAGTGACTTCGCGGACGAAGCCTTCGGCTTTGAGGATCGTCGCGAGACTCTCCTTCATCTTGGAGTGCGGGGCGACGCACTGGGACTGGCCGGCCTTCGACGCATTGCGGAGGCGGGTCAGGAAATCACTGATCGGATCGGTCATGGTTGGATGTTGTTGGACTGGGCCGCGCGGGTCATATCCGACCCCCGTGGGCCAAAGGGTTTACCAGGAGGACTTGGTGACGCCGGGGATCTTGCCGGCGAGCGCGAGCTCGCGGAAGGTCAGGCGGGACACGCCGAACTTGCGGTTGAAGCCGCGCGGACGGCCGCTCATGGAGCAGCGGTTGCGGATGCGCTCCTTGGCGGAGTTGCGGGGAAGCTTCTGGAGCTTCTTCTGGGCGGCGTAGAATTCCTCGTCGGTGGTGGCGGGATTCGAAAGGATGGCCTTCAGCTCGGCGCGCTTGGCGGCGAACTTGTCGGCGAGCTTGATGCGCTTCTTGTTGCGCTCGATGGAGGAGGTCTTCGGCATGGTGCGGGAAGGTTAGGCGGATTTGGCGGCGGCCTGCTCGGTGCGGCGGAACGGCATGCCGAGAAGCTTGAGGAGCTCGCGGGCCTCGTCGTCGGTGTGAGCGGAGGTGACGAGGGTGATGTCGAGACCCATGTGGCGCTTGGCGCTTTCGACGGTGATCTCGGGGAAGATGGTGAAGTCGGTGATGCCGATGTTGTAGTTGCCCTGGCCGTCGAGCTTGTTCGGCACGCCGCGGAAGTCGCGGATGGTGGGCAGCGCGACCGCGAGGAGGCGCATGAGGAAGTGCCACATGGCGTCGCCGCGGAGGGTGACGCTGCAGCCGACGACCTGGCCTTGCTTCAGCTTGAAGTTGGCGATGGCCTTGCGGGACTTGTTGAGGATCGGCTTCTGGCCGGCGATGAGGCCCATGTCGCGCGCGGTGTCGGCGATCTGGTTCTTATCGGCTTCGGCGCCGATGCCGGTGTTGAGGACGATCTTCTCGAGCTTGGGAACCTGGTGTTTGTTCTTGTAGCTGCGCGACGCCATGAGGGCGGGCACGACTTGATCGAAGTAGGCTTTCTTGAGAGGCGGGACGGTGTCTTTGCTCATTTTCGGGTGCCCGGTTTCCAAGCGGGCGAATTAATTAAGAGGCGTTAGGCCTTCTTGGCTTCGGTTTTCTTGGCGCGCTTCTTCGAGGCGTCGAAGCGGGATTGGAGCATGAGATTCGAGACGTGGATCGAACCTTCGCGCTCGGCGATTTTGCCCTGAGGATTTTCCTGCGACTTCTTCAGGTGCTTCTTGATCATTGCCACGCCTTCGACGACCGCGCGGTTCTTGGACGCGAGGACTTCGAGGACTTTGCCGGTCTTGCCCTTGTGGGAGCCGGAGATGACGATGACCTGGTCGTTCTTCTTGATATGGAATTTTTGCATGGTCAGAGGACCTCCGGGGCGAGGGAGATGATCTTCATGTAGTTCTTCGCGCGGAGCTCGCGGGCGACGGGGCCGAAGATGCGGGTGCCCTTCGGGTTGCCGTCATCGCCGATGATGACGATGGCGTTGCTGTCGAAGCGGAGGTAGCTGCCGTCGGCGCGACGGAGGGGCGCCTTGGTGCGGACGATGACGGCCTTGTGGACCTCACCCTTCTTAACCGTGGCGTCGGTGCTGCTCTCCTTGATGTTGACGGTGATGATGTCGCCGACGTGCGCGTAGCGGGTGTTCTGACCGATACGGCCGATCATGGACGCGCGGCGCGCGCCGGTGTTGTCGGCGATGTCGAGAATGGAACGCATCTGGATCATGGTGTTGTTCTCCTCGTGCGGTTAGGCTTTCGGGGCCGCGGCGGCGGACTCGTTGGCTTTGGTGGTCTTGGTCGGGACGACAGCGGCGACGTCCGTCTCGGTGACGGCAGCGCCGATCGGCTGGACGGCGGCTTCGACGACGCGGACGACGCGCCAGCGCTTGAGGCGGCTCATCGGGCGGGTCTCCATGACCTCGACCTTGTCACCGACCTTGGACTCGTTCTTCTCGTCGTGGACGTGGAGGACGGTCTTGCGGTTGATGACTTTGCCGTAAAGTGGGTGCGGCGTCTTGTAGGGGACGGTGACCTTGACGGATTTGTCGCCCATCTTGGAGGTGACAAAACCGATCTCGGTCTTGCGGGCGGCGTGACGTGCGTGAGTAGACATGGTCTTGAGCGGTTACGCGCGCCTTAGGCAGCGGCGGTCTTCTTGGATTTTTTCTCGGTGAGGATGGTCTCGAGGCGCGCGATGTCCTTGCGGAGGACGCGGATCGTGTGCGGCTTCTCGACCTGGCCGGTGTGCTTGCGCAGGCGGAGCTGGAGGAGCTCGTCGCGGGTGGCGCGGAGCTTGGTGGTGATCTCGGCGGGCGAGAGTTCGCGGATTTCCTTGGAAGTCATGGTGACGTTCTCCTGTGGTTAGACGGCCACGCCTTCGCGCTGGATGAAACGGCAGCGGAAGGGCAGCTTGGCGTCGGCGAGGCGGAAGGCCTCTTTCGCGATGGTAGCGGGAACGCCGGCGAGTTCGAAGAGGACGGCGCCGGGCTTGATGGTCGCGGTGTAGTATTCGACCGGGCCCTTACCTTGACCCATGCGCACTTCGGCGGGCTTCTTGGTGACGGGCTTGTGGGGGAACACGCGGATCCAGAGTTTGCCCTTGCGCTTGAGATGGCGGGCGATGGTGACGCGGGCGGCTTCGATCTGGCGACCGGTCATGGGACCGCGGGAGAGGGATTGCAGGCCAAATTCACCGAAGGCGAGCGTGTTGCCGCGCTTGGCATTGCCAGCGCGGGAGCCCTTCATCGCTTTACGGTATTTGGTGCGGGACGGTTGGAGAGCGGACATGGCTTGAGTAGCTTTAAGCGGTAGGCGTTAAGCTTTAAGCTTAGAGCTTAGAGCTTAGCGCTGTTTCGTTAGTTGGATTCGTCCTTTTTGCAGATCCAGCACTTGACGCCGATCTTGCCCCAGACGGTGCGGGCTTCGGCGAATCCGTAGTCGATGTTCTCGCGGAGGGTGTGGAGCGGGATGCGACCCTGGCGCTGCCATTCGCGGCGCGCGATGTCGGCGCCACCGAGACGGCCCGAGCACTGGATCTTGATGCCGTCGGCGCCGAGGCTCATGGCCATCTGCACGGACTTCTTGATCGCGCGGCGGAAGGCGACGCGGCGCTCGAGCTGGAGGGCGACGTTCTCGGCGACGAGCTGGGCCTCGATCTCGGGCTTCTTCACTTCCTGGATGTCGAGCAGGACTTCCTTGCCGGTAATCTTACCGAGCTGGACCTTCATGTTTTCGACTTCCTGGCCCTTCTTGCCGATGACAATGCCGGGGCGGGCGGTGAAGATCTTCACGCGGACGCGGTTGCCGGCGCGCTCGATGAAGATGCGCGGCACGGAGGCCTGCTTCAGTTTCTCCATGAGGGTGTCACGGATGATCTGGTCTTCGTGGAGGAGCTTCGCGAAGTCCTTCTTGCGGGCGAACCAGCGGGATTGCCAGTTGCGGCGGACAGCGAGGCGGAAACCGGTAGGATTGGTTTTTTGACCCATGGTGGTGAGGCGTTAGGCTTTGCTGTCCGAGAGGACGATGCGGAGGTGGGACATGCGCTTGACGCGCGGCTTGGCGGAGCCGCGGGCGCCGGCCTTGAAGCGCTTCAGGACCGGGCCGCACTCGACGAGGGCGCGGTGGACGACGAGCTTGTCGGCCGAGAGGTTGTGGTTGTTCTCCGCGTTCGCGACGGCGCTCTTGAGCGTCTTGGCGAGGAGGCGGGCGGACTTGCGCGGGATGAGGGAGAGGAGGTCGGTGGCCTCGGGCACGGAGCGGCCCTGGATTTCGTTGGCGACCTCGCGCACCTTCTTCGGCGACATGCGCGCGTTTTTGGTGAGAGCTTGAATTTCCATGTTCGGATCGGGTTCGGGTTTCGGCTATGCGCGCAGGTTAGATTTCCTTACGGGTCATGCCGCCGTGCGCCTTGAAGATACGCGTCGGGGCGAACTCGCCGAGCTTGTGGCCGACCATGTTCTCGGTGACATACACCGCGATGAAGGCCTTGCCGTTGTGAACGTTGAAGGTGTGGCCGACGAAGTCGGGCGTGATGGTCGAGCGCCGGCTCCAGGTCTGGATGGGCTTGCGCGCACCGCTGGACTTGGCCGCCTTCTCGATTTTCTCGAGCAGGTGGTAGTCGACGAAGAAACCTTTTTTGATGGAACGAGCCATGTTGGGTAGTCGTTAAGTGGTTTACTTCTTGCCGCGCGGCGGACGGCCGTTCTTGCGGGTAAGGATGAGGGAGTTGGACGGCTTGGAGCGGCGGCGCGTCGGGAAACCCTTCGCGAGCTGGCCCCACGGCGACACGAGGTGCTGGCGGCCGCCACCACCCTTGGACTTGCCCTGACCGCCACCGTTGGGGTGATCGATCGGGTTCATCGCCATACCGCGGACGCGCGGGCGCTTGCCGAGCCAGCGATTGCGGCCGGCCTTGCCGAGCTTGCGCTTGCTGTGGTCTTCGTTGCCGACCTCGCCGATGGTGGCGCGGCAGTTGGCGTTCACGAGGCGGGTCTCGCCGGAAGCCATCTTGAGCTGCGCCATGCCGTTCTCGACGGCGACGAGTTCGACGGAGGTGCCGGCCGAGCGGGCGAGCTGGGCGCCGCGTCCCGGGAGCAGTTCGACGGCGTGGACCTTCGTCGCGGCCGGGATGACGGACAGCGGGAAGCTGTTGCCCGGGCGATAGTCGTTGGTGTCGGTCTTCAGCGCGCTGTAGATCGAGTCACCGACCTTGAGACCCTTCGGAGCGATGATGTAGGCCTTGGTGCCGTCGGTGTAAGCGAGGAGCGCGAGCAGCGCGGAGCGGTTGGGATCGTATTCGATCGCCTGAACCTTCGCGGGCATGTCGAGCTTGGCGCGCTTGAAATCGATGATGCGGTAGAGCTTCTTGTGACCGCCGCCGCGACGACGCGACGTGATGCGGCCGTAGGTGTTGCGGCCGCCGGTCTTGTTCTTGTGCTCAACCAGCGAGCGCTCGGGGCGCTTGTTGGAAATCTCCTCCGGGCGGTTCAGCTCGGTGAAGCGGAGCGCGGCGGTGAGAGGACGGAAAGTTTTGATAGCCATGGCGGGTGTTTCCTCAGACGAGCTCGATCTTGTCGCCCTGCTTGAGGGTGACGATGGCGCGCTTGCTGTCGGACTTCTGCGTCGGGCGGCCCGTGCGGGAACGCTTCGGCTTGCCCTTGATGTTTTGGATGTTCACGCGCGTGACGGTGACCTTGAAGGTCGCCTCGACGGCTTCGCGCACGGTGTGCTTCGTGGCGGAGGGATAAACCTCGAACGTGTATTGGCCGTAGTTGGAGGAGAGCTTGGAGGCCTTCTCCGTCAGGCGCATGTTTTTGAGAACTTTATCGGCGCTGATCATGACTGACCTCCGTTGGCGCGGGCGAGGATGGTCTCGAGCGCTTTGGTGGAGACGACGATCTTCGAATATTGCACGAGATCGAGAGTGTTGAGCTTCGCGGCTTCCGTGGTGGAGACGCGGTCGAGGTTGCGCGCGGCGCGAGAGGCCTCGGCGGTGAACGGGGCGTCGACGAGGAGCACGGAACCCTTCGGGGCGATCGTGCGGACGACCTTGTTCATGAGCTTGGTCTTCGGCTGAGCGGGCGAGAACGCCTCGATCACGTCGACTTCGCCGGCAGAGGCGCGATCGAAGAGCGCGCGGGCGAAGGCGAGGGCCTTGACCTTATTGTTGATCTTCTTGGAGAAGTCGCGGGGCTTCGGGCCGAACACGACGCCACCACCGCTCCAGAGCGGCGAGCGGGACGAGCCGGCGCGGGCGCGGCCGGAACCCTTTTGGTTCCACGGCTTCTTGCCACCGCCGCGAACTTCGCCGCGGGTCTTAGTGGAGCGGGTGCCTTGGCGGGCGTTGGCGCGGTGGGCGACGACGACTTCCTTGACGGCTTGAACGCCCTTATTGCCTTCGAAGGTCGGGACGTTGAACTCCATTTCGGAGGTCTTGCTGGCGTCGGAGCTGTAAACTTTGAGCTTCATGTTGGTTCAGTCTCCTTAGGCTTTCTTGGCCTTCTTGCCGGCGCGGATGATGACATCGTCACCGTTGGCGCCCGGGATCGCGCCGCGAACAAGAATGAGGTTCTTGTCGGCGATGATTTTCACGACGCTGAGGTTCTGCACCGTGCGGCGCTGCGAACCCATGTGGCCGGGCATCGACTGGTTCTTCCAGGAGCGACCGGGCGTCTGGCGCATACCGATCGAGCCGATGCGGCGGTGGAACATCGAGCCGTGTGCGGCGGGACCGCCGGCGGCACCATGCTTCTTCACGACGCCTTGGAAGCCTTTGCCCTTGGAAATGCCGATGACATCGATCGTCTGACCTTCGGTGAAGGCGGTGACGGTGACGACGTCGCCGGCTTTGACCGTGGGAGCGGCGGCGAGACGGACTTCGTTGAGCACGCGGGGCGCGGTTTCGAGGCCGGCCTTCTTGGCGTGCGCGGCTTCGGCCTTGCTCGCGTTCTTCGCCTTGAGGGCGCCGAAGCCGAGCTGGACGGCGTTATAACCGTCGGTCTCGACGGTCTTGACTTGGACAACCGGGCAGGGGCCGGCTTCCACGACGGTGACCGGCACGAGCACGTTTTGTGCGTCGTAGACCTGGGTCATCCCGAGTTTTTTGCCTAATAGAGTAGTGATCATAGGCTAAGTGGTAGGTGGAGGGTTTCCGTTTGGTTTAGACCTACATTAGCAATCCGGCGATTGAAGCCACCGGTGGCTGCTAAAGTGACTGTCTGAAAGTTGAGCGTTAGACGTTGATCGTGATATCGACGCCGGACGGCAGGTTGAGTTTCTTGAGTTCGTCGACCGTCTGCGCGGTCGGCTCGAGGATGTCGATGAGGCGCTTGTGAGTGCGGCTCTCGAACTGCTCCATCGACTTCTTGTCGACGTGCGGCGAGCGGTTGACGGACAGTTTCTCGATGCGGGTGGGCAGCGGGATCGGGCCCGAGACGCGCGCGCCGGAGCGCTTGGCGGTTTCGACGATTTCCAGGGCGGACTGGTCGATCACACGGTAATCGAAACCCTGGAGTTTGATGCGAATGCGTTGGCCTTTCATGGCGGATAAAGAACGTGGGTTTAGGTGCGGGCCGGGGCCTTCGAGGAGGTCTCGACGATCTTGGCCAAAAGGTTGTTCGGGACCTGGGCGAAGTGCGACGGCGTGATCGAGGCGGACGCGCGGCCCTTTGAGAGGGAGCGGATGTCCGTCACGTAACCGAAGAGCATTTCGAGCGGAACGTGGGCGGAGATGATGCACGCGCCGTTCTTGTTTTCCATGCCTTGGATCTGACCGCGGCGGCGGTTGATGTCGCCCATCAGGTCGCCTTGGTAATCTTCCGGCGTGGTGACTTCGACGCCCATGATCGGCTCGAGGAGGATCGGCTTCGCGACCTTCATCGCTTCCTTGAAGGCGAAGATGCCGGCCATCTTGAACGCGAGTTCCGACGAGTCGACTTCGTGGAAGGAACCGTCGATGATGCGGATGATCGCATCGACGACCGGGTAGCCGGCGACGACGCCGTTGTTCGCGCCTTCCATGATGCCGTCGGTGGCGGGCTTGATGAATTCCTTCGGGATGACGCCGCCAACGATTTCGTTGATGACTTCGATGCCCTTGCCCTTTTCGTTCGGCTCGATCTTGACGACGACGTGGCCGTATTGGCCTTTGCCACCGGACTGGCGGATGAACTTGCCGACGCCGTCCGCGGAGCCGGTGACGGTCTCGCGATAAGCAATCTGCGGCTTGCCCACGGTCGCCTCGACCTTGAACTCGCGCTTCATGCGGTCGACGATGATTTCGAGGTGCAACTCGCCCATGCCGGCGAGAATCGTCTGGCCGGTGTCTTGGTCGGTCTTGACGCGGAGAGTCGGATCTTCAGCGACGAGGCGCTGCAGCGCGACGCCGAGCTTTTCCTGGTCGCCCTTCGAGTTCGGCTCGATCGACATCGCGATGACGGGCTCGGGGAAGGACGGGGGCTCGAGACGAATGTCGAAGTCCTCATCGCACAGCGTGTCGCCGGTGATGACGTCCTTGACGCCGACGAGCGCGCAGATGTCGCCCGCATAAGCCAGTTCGATTTCCTCGCGGTCCATCGCGCGCATGAGCACGAGACGGGAGACGCGCTCGGAGCGGCGGGTGCGGGGATTGTAGAGGGACATGCCGCGCTTCACCACGCCGGTGTAGACGCGGTAGAACACGAGCTTGCCGACGAACGGGTCGGTCCAGAGCTTGAACGCGAGACCGGCGAGCTTCGCCTTGTCGTCCACGACTGCTTCAACGGCGTTGCCGGAGCTGTCCTGACCCTTCATCGGCGGAACATCGATCGGGTTCGGGAGATAGTTGACGACGCAGTCGAGGAGACGCTGCACGCCCTTCTTCTTAAACGCGGAGCCCGGGATCACGCCCGTGAATTTCATCGAGACCGTGGCCTTGCGGACGGCGAGGATGAATTCCTCGGTGGTGATTTCCTGGCCTTCGAGATACTTGTTCGCGATGACGTCGTCGAAATCGGAGACGGCTTCGATGAGTTTCTCGCGGTATTCCTTCGCCTGGGCGGCGTATTCGGCGGGGATCGGGCTTGTCACCGGATTCATGCCGAGCTGATCGGTCGTGTCGTCGAACTTGTAGGCGATGTTCTGAACGAGGTCGATGAGGCCGTTGAAGTTTTCCTCCTGGCCCATCGGGATGTAGAGCGGATGCGCGTTGGCCTTGAGCTTCTCGCGCATCTCGTCGACGGCGCGGAAGAAGTTGGCACCGGTGCGGTCCATCTTGTTGACGAACGCCACGCGCGGAACGCCGTATTTGTTGGCCTGGCGCCACACGGTCTCGGACTGCGGTTGCACGCCGGCGACCGCGCAGAACACCGCGACAGCACCGTCGAGCACGCGCATGGAGCGCTCGACTTCGGCGGTGAAGTCTACGTGTCCGGGCGTGTCGATGATGTTAATGCGCTGCTTGATCCCCTTCCAGGGACCGAAGGAAGCGTTCCAGGCGCAGGAAATGGCGGCGGCGGTGATCGTGATGCCGCGCTCGCGCTCCTGCTCCATCCAGTCGGTCACCGTGGTGCCTTCGTGGACTTCGCCCATCTTGTGGACGGCGCCGGAGTAGAAAAGAATGCGCTCAGTCGTCGTGGTCTTGCCGGCGTCGATGTGCGCGGCGATGCCGATGTTGCGCGTCCACTCGAGCGGGAACGGACGGTCCTTGGCGTTGGCCGGGGAGACCTTGGCCTTGTCGGTGACGACGGTGATGTTGATCGGAGAAGACATTGCGTGGAAACCTTACCAGCGGAGGTGAGCGAAGGCGCGGTTGGCCTGGGCCATCTTGTGGGTGTCTTCCTTCTTCTTCACAACGGTGCCCGTGTTGTTGTAGGCATCGATGATCTCGGCCGCGAGCGCCTCGCGCATGGCGATACCCTTGCGGGATGTGGCGGCGTCGACGATCCAGCGGAGCGCGAGCGATTCCTGGCGCTCGAACGAAATCTCAACCGGCACCTGGTAGGTGGCGCCACCGACGCGGCGGCTCTTGACCTCGAGCTTCGGGCGGGCGTTTTCCATCGCGCCCATGAGAAGGTCGACCGGATCGCCCTTCTGAAGCTTCTCGCTCACGCGCTCAAAGGCGCCGTAAACGATGCGCTCCGCGACGGTCTTCTTGCCGCTCTTCATGATCACGTTGATCAGGTGAGTGACGAGCGCGCTGTTGTAGCGGACGTCCGGAACGGTGGGGCGGTGAGTAGCTCTGCGACGACGAGACATGTTGAAAAAGAAAGAACGTGATTACTTGGCGGCCTTCGGGCGCTTGACGCCGTATTTGGAACGGGAACGGCGGCGTTTTTCGACACCAGTGGCGTCGAGCGTGCCGCGGACGATGTGATAGCGGACGCCGGGAAGGTCCTTCACACGGCCACCGCGCACGAGGACGATCGAGTGCTCCTGCAGGGAGTGACCTTCGTCCGGAATGTAAGAGATGACTTCCGTGCCGTTCGTGAGGCGAACTTTGGCGACCTTACGGATGGCCGAGTTCGGCTTCTTCGGCGTGCGGGTCATGACCTGCACGCAGACGCCACGGCGGAAGGGGTTGCCCTGGAGAGCCGGGGCTTTGGACTTCGCGCGGACCTTGCGGCGTCCTTTTCTCACGAGTTGGTTGATGGTGGGCATTGGAGGAAGTTAGATAGGTAAAAGAGGAAAAAGAGCGCGGAACCTACCGGGACGAAAAATCCCGGCAAGCACTTTTTCGCGCTGTGCTGAAAAACGCGAGTTTCAGAGCGGAAACCCCGAAACCGCGGGCGTCAGGTGCACCCACAGTTTTGCTGCGAATGCTGTTTTTTGACGAAAATGGAGGGTGAGCGAACCACGTTCGCATGACGCACTTCAAGCGCGAAGTTTCTCTTTTCTCCCCAAGTTATTCACAGAATCAGTTTCGCTGTCGCAACGAACGTGAAATGGGGTGACGGAAAATCGACGGGGCGAGCTCGCCGGCGCCGTGATCCGTCTTCGCTCTACACCTACGGCTGAAGCCCGGCAGTCGCAGCCAGCGAGCACAAAAAAACACCCGGCCCGTGAGGGCCGGGTGTAACTCGGAAGGAGCTAGGCTCTACCTCCGAGTTTTGGCGGGAGGGATTCGCAGAGTCCCACTTTCAGAGTGAAAAACAAGGCGAAATTCGGTGCTCCCCTGCCCTCTTTTTTGTAAGCCGGGAGCACCTTTTCACGCCATGTTGAGAAAAGAAAAAGCCGCGGATTGCTCCGCGGCTTTGAGAGTGAACTGAAACGTCGAGCTTAGCTCGCTTCGACCGTGGCGGCCGCGCGCGGAGCTTCGTCCATCGGGATCTCGCCACCGAGCGGGAGCGTGACCTTCAGCTTCTTGTAAGCCGGGAGGCCTGTGCCCGCAGGGATGAGGTGACCCATGATGACGTTTTCCTTGAAGCCCTTCAGGCCGTCGACCTTGCCGAGCGTCGAAGCGTCGGTGAGGACGCGGGTCGTCTCTTGGAACGAGGCGGCGGAGATGAACGACTCGGTCTCGAGCGAGGCCTTGGTGATGCCAAGGAGGATCGGCTCAGCCTCGGCGGGTTTGCCGCCGGCGGCGTCGAGGCGCTTGTTCTCGCGAAGGAACGTCGTGCGATCGATCTGCTCGCCCCAGAAGAACTCGCTGTCACCCGGATCCGTGATGCGGACCTTGCGGAGCATCTGGCGGATGATGACCTCGATGTGCTTGTCGTTAATCGACACGCCCTGGAGGCGGTAGACTTCCTGCACCTGGCCGATGAGGAACTCGTAGAGCGCGGTCGGCCCGAGGATGTCGAGGATCTCGTGCGGATCGGCGGAGCCTTCGGTGAGGTGCTGGCCCTTGTGGACGACGTCACCGGCCTGCACAATGATGTGCTTGCCGTGCGGGATCAGGTGCTCTTCCTCGGCGCCGGCTTCCTCGTTGCGGACAACGAGCTTGCGCTTGCCGCGGATCGAGCCTTCGAACGAGACGACACCGTCGATGCGGGCCATCTCGGCGGCTTCCTTCGGACGGCGAGCCTCGAAGAGCTCGGCGACGCGCGGGAGACCGCCGGTGATGTCCTTCGTGGTCGAAGCCTGACGCGGCGTCTTCGCGAGAAGGGCGCCAGCCTGGATGATGTCGCCTTCGTTGACGACGACCTGGGCGCCGGTCGGAATCGCGTAGGCGGCCAGCGGCTTGCCGGTTTCGTCACGGATTTCGATCTGCGGATTGAGGTCTTCCTTGTGCTCGATGACCACAGTCGCGATGCGGCCGGTGGACTCGTCGAGCTCACGTTTGACCGTGACGCCCGGGATCATGTCCTTGAAGTGCAGCGTGCCGGTGCGCTCAGAGAGAACCGGGATGTTATACGGGTCCCACTGCGCGATGGTCTGGCCCTTGGTCACCTTCTCGCCGTCGGCGACGGAAAGAACGGTGCCGACCACGATCGGATAGGCTTCGAGTTCGCGATCGTTGTCGTCGATGATCTGGATGGAGCCGGTCTTGTTGAGGACGATGGCTGCACCTTCCATCTGCACGAGGCGGAGGCCGCGA
This portion of the Candidatus Didemnitutus sp. genome encodes:
- the rpsS gene encoding 30S ribosomal protein S19 is translated as MARSIKKGFFVDYHLLEKIEKAAKSSGARKPIQTWSRRSTITPDFVGHTFNVHNGKAFIAVYVTENMVGHKLGEFAPTRIFKAHGGMTRKEI
- the rplB gene encoding 50S ribosomal protein L2; the encoded protein is MAIKTFRPLTAALRFTELNRPEEISNKRPERSLVEHKNKTGGRNTYGRITSRRRGGGHKKLYRIIDFKRAKLDMPAKVQAIEYDPNRSALLALLAYTDGTKAYIIAPKGLKVGDSIYSALKTDTNDYRPGNSFPLSVIPAATKVHAVELLPGRGAQLARSAGTSVELVAVENGMAQLKMASGETRLVNANCRATIGEVGNEDHSKRKLGKAGRNRWLGKRPRVRGMAMNPIDHPNGGGQGKSKGGGGRQHLVSPWGQLAKGFPTRRRSKPSNSLILTRKNGRPPRGKK
- the rplW gene encoding 50S ribosomal protein L23; the protein is MSADKVLKNMRLTEKASKLSSNYGQYTFEVYPSATKHTVREAVEATFKVTVTRVNIQNIKGKPKRSRTGRPTQKSDSKRAIVTLKQGDKIELV
- the rplD gene encoding 50S ribosomal protein L4; its protein translation is MKLKVYSSDASKTSEMEFNVPTFEGNKGVQAVKEVVVAHRANARQGTRSTKTRGEVRGGGKKPWNQKGSGRARAGSSRSPLWSGGGVVFGPKPRDFSKKINNKVKALAFARALFDRASAGEVDVIEAFSPAQPKTKLMNKVVRTIAPKGSVLLVDAPFTAEASRAARNLDRVSTTEAAKLNTLDLVQYSKIVVSTKALETILARANGGQS
- the rplC gene encoding 50S ribosomal protein L3; the encoded protein is MITTLLGKKLGMTQVYDAQNVLVPVTVVEAGPCPVVQVKTVETDGYNAVQLGFGALKAKNASKAEAAHAKKAGLETAPRVLNEVRLAAAPTVKAGDVVTVTAFTEGQTIDVIGISKGKGFQGVVKKHGAAGGPAAHGSMFHRRIGSIGMRQTPGRSWKNQSMPGHMGSQRRTVQNLSVVKIIADKNLILVRGAIPGANGDDVIIRAGKKAKKA
- the rpsJ gene encoding 30S ribosomal protein S10; this translates as MKGQRIRIKLQGFDYRVIDQSALEIVETAKRSGARVSGPIPLPTRIEKLSVNRSPHVDKKSMEQFESRTHKRLIDILEPTAQTVDELKKLNLPSGVDITINV
- the fusA gene encoding elongation factor G — encoded protein: MSSPINITVVTDKAKVSPANAKDRPFPLEWTRNIGIAAHIDAGKTTTTERILFYSGAVHKMGEVHEGTTVTDWMEQERERGITITAAAISCAWNASFGPWKGIKQRINIIDTPGHVDFTAEVERSMRVLDGAVAVFCAVAGVQPQSETVWRQANKYGVPRVAFVNKMDRTGANFFRAVDEMREKLKANAHPLYIPMGQEENFNGLIDLVQNIAYKFDDTTDQLGMNPVTSPIPAEYAAQAKEYREKLIEAVSDFDDVIANKYLEGQEITTEEFILAVRKATVSMKFTGVIPGSAFKKKGVQRLLDCVVNYLPNPIDVPPMKGQDSSGNAVEAVVDDKAKLAGLAFKLWTDPFVGKLVFYRVYTGVVKRGMSLYNPRTRRSERVSRLVLMRAMDREEIELAYAGDICALVGVKDVITGDTLCDEDFDIRLEPPSFPEPVIAMSIEPNSKGDQEKLGVALQRLVAEDPTLRVKTDQDTGQTILAGMGELHLEIIVDRMKREFKVEATVGKPQIAYRETVTGSADGVGKFIRQSGGKGQYGHVVVKIEPNEKGKGIEVINEIVGGVIPKEFIKPATDGIMEGANNGVVAGYPVVDAIIRIIDGSFHEVDSSELAFKMAGIFAFKEAMKVAKPILLEPIMGVEVTTPEDYQGDLMGDINRRRGQIQGMENKNGACIISAHVPLEMLFGYVTDIRSLSKGRASASITPSHFAQVPNNLLAKIVETSSKAPART
- the rpsG gene encoding 30S ribosomal protein S7, giving the protein MSRRRRATHRPTVPDVRYNSALVTHLINVIMKSGKKTVAERIVYGAFERVSEKLQKGDPVDLLMGAMENARPKLEVKSRRVGGATYQVPVEISFERQESLALRWIVDAATSRKGIAMREALAAEIIDAYNNTGTVVKKKEDTHKMAQANRAFAHLRW
- the rpsL gene encoding 30S ribosomal protein S12; this encodes MPTINQLVRKGRRKVRAKSKAPALQGNPFRRGVCVQVMTRTPKKPNSAIRKVAKVRLTNGTEVISYIPDEGHSLQEHSIVLVRGGRVKDLPGVRYHIVRGTLDATGVEKRRRSRSKYGVKRPKAAK